Proteins encoded together in one Shewanella oneidensis MR-1 window:
- a CDS encoding MarR family winged helix-turn-helix transcriptional regulator has product MTVAPQHDALSASAIHSTDQALNHVIIEFYEKLSSWEHAIVRDKGFSLSQVHTIELLGVHGAMRMKELADKIGVTTGTLTVQIDKMVESQWVMRRPHETDRRSILVELTEKGQALFLEHDALHLQLTTDLTAKMSAEERSLLLNLLTRMNQEF; this is encoded by the coding sequence ATGACAGTTGCACCGCAGCATGATGCTTTATCAGCCTCGGCCATCCATTCTACGGATCAGGCCTTGAACCATGTGATTATCGAGTTTTATGAAAAATTATCATCGTGGGAGCATGCTATTGTGCGGGATAAAGGTTTTAGCCTATCGCAGGTTCACACTATTGAATTATTGGGGGTGCACGGCGCGATGCGGATGAAGGAACTCGCCGATAAAATTGGGGTAACGACCGGTACGCTTACGGTGCAAATCGATAAGATGGTGGAATCTCAATGGGTGATGCGCCGCCCGCACGAAACCGATAGGCGCTCGATTTTGGTTGAGTTAACCGAAAAGGGCCAAGCACTCTTCCTTGAACATGATGCGCTGCATTTGCAACTCACCACGGATTTGACCGCTAAGATGAGTGCAGAAGAGCGAAGCCTACTGCTAAATTTGCTCACGCGGATGAACCAAGAGTTTTAA